One stretch of Chelonia mydas isolate rCheMyd1 chromosome 21, rCheMyd1.pri.v2, whole genome shotgun sequence DNA includes these proteins:
- the LOC122463508 gene encoding kinesin-like protein KIF21B gives MGPSKPAEVPGVLQQQGVRQLVQPPELVFTVSTSYIKVWDIWDSATCVRTLISSGQVISGDACAGTTTRTIASVQGEHQINQIALNPAGTMLYAAAGNSVRIWELNRLQPIGKLTGHIGPEMCLTVNQTASNHDLVVTGSKDHYVKWDPPSLPLTGSTKGL, from the exons CGGAGGTGCCAGGGGTTCTTCAACAACAGGGTGTCCGTCAACTAGTGCAGCCACCAGAGCTGGTGTTCACCGTCTCCACCTCCTACATCAAGGTGTGGGACATCTGGGACTCGGCCACGTGCGTCCGCACCCTCAT CTCTTCGGGTCAGGTGATCTCCGGGGACGCCTGTGCCGGGACCACGACCCGCACCATCGCCAGCGTGCAGGGCGAGCACCAGATCAACCAGATCGCGCTCAACCCCGCCGGCACCATGCTCTACGCCGCTGCCGGGAACTCCGTCCGCATCTGGGAGCTCAACAG GTTGCAGCCTATCGGGAAGCTGACCGGCCACATCGGGCCCGAGATGTGTCTGACTGTGAACCAGACCGCGAGCAACCACGACCTGGTCGTCACCGGCTCCAAGGATCACTATGTCAAGtgggaccctccctccctcccgctcaCGGGCAGCACAAAAGGCCTTTGA